In a single window of the Mauremys reevesii isolate NIE-2019 linkage group 3, ASM1616193v1, whole genome shotgun sequence genome:
- the MYCN gene encoding N-myc proto-oncogene protein — MPGMVSKNPDLEFDSLQPCFYPDEDDFYLCGPDSAPPGEDIWKKFELLPTPPLSPSRAGLQENPPGGAPLLWGGVALGGFRTRDPLDWASELLLLPPEADLWGSTDGGDLLETGFGESNNLNSIIIQDCMWSGFSAREKLERAVSEKLQVKVGAAVAPVTAGASTTTTSPVGTNSQAELNNSVSECVDPAVVFPFPINKREPVAAAPATGGMAGIRVNISGSSGIAQGAAAATQRSSCHTSATRANSSSGDDTLSDSDDDEEEDEEEEIDVVTVEKRRSSSSKAVTTLTITVRPKNANLASVRMQQNELILKRCAPIHQQHNYAAPSPYMESEDAPPQKKLKNEVPRPIKPMIQPKSKSSSPRNSDSEDSERRRNHNILERQRRNDLRSSFLTLRDHVPELVKNEKAAKVVILRKATDYVHSLQAEEHKLLLEKEKLQARQQQLLKKIEHTRTC, encoded by the exons ATGCCAGGGATGGTCAGTAAAAACCCAGACCTCGAGTTTGACTCATTGCAGCCCTGCTTCTATCCAGATGAAGATGATTTCTATTTGTGCGGTCCGGACTCTGCTCCCCCAGGGGAGGACATCTGGAAAAAGTTTGAACTGCTGCCTACCCCTCCTCTGTCTCCCAGCCGGGCAGGACTTCAGGAAAACCCCCCAGGAGGGGCCCCACTACTATGGGGAGGGGTGGCTCTAGGGGGATTCCGAACCCGTGATCCTCTGGACTGGGCatctgaactgctgctgctgccccctgagGCTGACCTTTGGGGAAGCACGGATGGAGGAGACTTATTGGAGACAGGCTTTGGGGAGAGCAACAACCTCAACTCCATCATCATCCAGGATTGTATGTGGAGTGGCTTTTCTGCCCGCGAGAAGCTGGAGAGGGCAGTGAGTGAGAAACTGCAGGTCAAAGTGGGAGCAGCAGTGGCACCAGTGACAGCTGGTgcatccaccaccaccaccagccctGTGGGCACCAACAGCCAAGCAGAGCTCAACAACTCTGTGTCAGAGTGTGTGGATCCTGCAGTGGTGTTCCCCTTCCCCATCAACAAGAGGGAGCCAGTGGCAGCAGCCCCAGCGACAGGGGGAATGGCTGGCATCCGGGTGAACATTAGTGGGAGCAGTGGGATCGCACAGGGGGCAGCAGCTGCCACCCAGCGCAGCAGCTGCCATACAAGTGCTACCAGAGCAAACAGCAGCTCAGGAGATGATACTCTCAGTGACTCGG ATGatgacgaggaagaggatgaagagGAAGAAATTGATGTAGTGACAGTGGAGAAGAGGCGCTCTTCCTCCAGCAAGGCTGTTACTACTCTTACTATTACTGTGCGCCCTAAAAATGCCAACTTGGCATCAGTGAGAATGCAGCAGAATGAACTGATTCTAAAGCGTTGCGCCCCGATTCACCAGCAGCATAATTATGCTGCCCCTTCTCCATACATGGAAAGCGAAGATGCCCCACCGCAGAAAAAGCTAAAAAATGAGGTGCCCCGTCCAATAAAACCCATGATCCAACCAAAGTCTAAGAGTTCAAGTCCTCGAAACTCAGATTCAGAAGATAGTGAACGTCGACGCAATCACAATATTCTGGAACGTCAGCGGCGTAACGACCTGCGATCTAGTTTCCTCACGTTAAGGGACCATGTACCTGAACTGgttaaaaatgagaaagctgCAAAAGTGGTGATCTTGAGAAAAGCCACTGATTATGTCCATTCCCTTCAGGCAGAGGAACACAAGTTATTGCTAGAAAAGGAAAAATTGCAAGCCAGACAACAGCAGTTGCTAAAGAAAATAGAACACACACGGACTTGCTAA